In the Wyeomyia smithii strain HCP4-BCI-WySm-NY-G18 chromosome 2, ASM2978416v1, whole genome shotgun sequence genome, one interval contains:
- the LOC129720529 gene encoding uncharacterized protein LOC129720529, with the protein MAMFVKDKNARDYAEQFPEAYDAIAHKHYEDDYFDSTNTVEKAVQRASEVRFVHSKGGFEIRGWVSNSLEFLERMGETEKKQAIHLDSANPERVLGIVWNTKDDVFAFTTKMRDSLMPYLSDGKVPTKRVVLSCVMSLFDPLGLLAPFTFFAKVLIQILWRKGCEWDQVIDGEALEGWKRWTSYLGAVEAVKIPRYYFGDGLALDYSTLQLHIFADASEKAYGCVGYFRILAGEVPRCALVQAKSKVAPIKQVSIPRLELMAAVQGVRFAENIKDNHSLNIEQVFYWTDSRTVHSWVVSDQRKYKAFVAFRIGEIISRSRPSEWRWVPTKLNVTDQLTKWSNGPQLDSNSSWLRGPQFLYKPEAEWPLQQFKKPNVEDEMRATFLLHDVEVQGQLVDISRFSKRNMLVRTLAQVEAYPDEVRTLLKSRQAKCSTGVSLEKSSLLYKLSPILDEFDVIRMEGRLATADFLPFELRYPIVLPRGHQITRKLLDHYHQKFGHAGRETVTNEVRQRFCIPHLRAKIKKVMDSCMWCKIKKCKPDTPRMAPLLTQRITPNRRPFSFSGVDFFGPLEVTVGRHVEKRWVALFTCLVTRAIHLEVAHSLSSQSCLMAIRRFACRRGMPAEFFSDNATNFVAASKEVMRNIVMSFSEAFTDARTKWNFIPTAAPHMGGAWERMVRSAKGALAALDDGRKLTNEVLLTVLAEAEDAINSRLLTYMPQAPDTVEALSPNHFLRGYPSGGTESYVIPANKAEALRDGYKRSQWLADKLWQRWLLEYLPLVNKRTKW; encoded by the coding sequence ATGGCAATGTTCGTGAAAGACAAGAATGCTCGGGACTACGCTGAACAGTTCCCAGAAGCTTATGATGCAATCGCCCACAAGCACTATGAGGACGATTACTTCGACAGCACGAACACTGTCGAAAAGGCTGTCCAACGGGCAAGCGAGGTAAGATTCGTTCACTCTAAAGGCGGTTTCGAAATCAGAGGCTGGGTGTCAAATTCTCTAGAATTCCTGGAACGCATGGGTGAAACGGAGAAGAAACAAGCAATTCATCTCGACTCGGCTAATCCGGAACGCGTTTTGGGGATAGTGTGGAACACAAAGGACGACGTCTTCGCATTTACAACCAAGATGCGCGACTCGTTAATGCCATACCTGTCCGATGGAAAGGTCCCTACGAAACGCGTAGTGCTTAGTTGCGTCATGAGTCTCTTTGACCCGTTAGGACTATTGGCGCCGTTCACATTTTTTGCGAAAGTGCTGATCCAGATCCTCTGGAGAAAAGGCTGCGAATGGGACCAAGTCATCGACGGAGAAGCGCTGGAGGGTTGGAAACGGTGGACGAGCTATTTAGGAGCTGTAGAAGCGGTAAAGATACCGCGGTACTACTTCGGCGACGGTCTTGCTCTCGACTACTCAACGCTGCAGCTGCACATTTTCGCAGATGCAAGCGAGAAAGCATACGGCTGCGTAGGCTACTTCCGCATCTTAGCTGGGGAGGTCCCTCGATGTGCGTTGGTGCAAGCAAAATCAAAGGTCGCACCGATCAAGCAAGTGTCGATCCCGCGGCTGGAATTGATGGCGGCCGTACAAGGAGTTCGTTTTGCGGAAAACATCAAAGACAATCACAGTCTGAACATAGAACAAGTGTTCTACTGGACAGACTCACGCACCGTTCACTCATGGGTTGTTTCCGATCAAAGAAAATATAAGGCTTTCGTTGCATTTCGGATTGGAGAGATTATCAGCCGGTCGCGGCCATCAGAGTGGCGGTGGGTGCCCACTAAACTGAATGTTACGGACCAACTAACGAAATGGAGCAATGGTCCGCAGCTTGATTCAAACAGTTCTTGGTTGCGGGGTCCGCAGTTTTTGTACAAACCAGAAGCTGAGTGGCCATTACAGCAATTCAAAAAACCGAATGTCGAAGATGAGATGCGGGCAACATTCCTGCTACACGACGTCGAAGTACAAGGTCAGTTGGTGGACATATCCAGATTTTCTAAGCGGAACATGCTTGTCAGAACGCTGGCACAAGTGGAGGCATATCCGGACGAAGTGAGAACTTTGTTGAAGAGTCGTCAAGCAAAATGTTCAACCGGAGTGAGTCTGGAAAAAAGCAGTCTTCTCTACAAGCTGTCACCGATACTGGATGAGTTTGATGTAATACGAATGGAAGGACGGTTGGCCACGGCGGACTTCTTACCCTTCGAACTGCGTTACCCGATAGTGTTGCCAAGGGGCCATCAGATCACACGTAAACTTCTGGACCATTATCATCAAAAGTTCGGCCATGCAGGACGGGAGACGGTCACCAACGAAGTGCGACAGAGGTTCTGCATTCCGCATCTTCGAGCCAAAATAAAGAAGGTGATGGACAGTTGCATGTGGTGCAAAATTAAGAAATGCAAACCTGACACACCGAGAATGGCACCGTTACTAACACAGCGTATAACGCCCAATCGTCGTCCGTTCAGCTTTAGTGGAGTCGACTTCTTCGGTCCCCTGGAGGTAACCGTCGGTCGGCATGTGGAGAAACGATGGGTGGCGTTGTTCACATGTCTCGTTACCAGAGCAATCCACCTAGAAGTGGCCCATAGTTTGTCAAGCCAGTCCTGCTTGATGGCAATAAGACGGTTTGCATGTCGACGGGGAATGCCAGCGGAGTTTTTCTCAGACAACGCGACCAATTTCGTAGCAGCGAGTAAAGAGGTGATGAGGAACATCGTGATGAGCTTTAGTGAAGCGTTCACGGACGCAAGAACTAAATGGAATTTCATTCCAACAGCGGCCCCCCATATGGGCGGGGCCTGGGAGAGAATGGTTCGATCTGCGAAGGGGGCTTTAGCGGCATTGGACGACGGAAGAAAACTTACCAACGAAGTATTACTGACGGTTCTGGCTGAGGCGGAAGATGCGATCAACTCAAGACTGCTAACATATATGCCGCAGGCGCCGGATACGGTGGAGGCTTTGTCGCCGAATCATTTTCTGCGAGGTTATCCATCAGGAGGAACAGAGTCGTACGTTATCCCCGCAAACAAAGCAGAAGCATTACGGGATGGTTACAAGCGGTCCCAGTGGTTGGCGGACAAGCTATGGCAGAGATGGTTGCTGGAGTATTTGCCGCTCGTCAACAAGCGTACGAAGTGGTAG